The window CATCCGCCACCGTTACTACAACGCGGAATGGGCGCTGGTGACGCAGATTGAGGAGTTGTCGGCGCAGTTCGACGAGATCGAAGACCCGTATCTGCGCGAGCGCAAGGCCGACATCCAGCAGGTCGGCGAACGCATCCTCAAGGTGCTCACCGGCAGCGCCACCCACCTTCCCCCCAGCGGCGAAGCCGCCGCCAACATCATCATCGTCGCCCACGACATCTCGCCGGCCGACATGCTGCAGTTCCGCGAGAGCACCTTCGCCGGCTTCGTCACCGACCTGGGCGGCCCCAACTCCCACACCGCCATCGTCGCCCGCAGCCTGGCCATTCCGGCTGCCGTGGGCATGCATAACGCCTCGGTGCTGGTCAAGCACGACGATGTGCTGATCATTGACGGCGATGCCGGCGTGGTCATCGTCGATCCCTCGCCGCTGGTGCTGGCGCAGTATCGCGCCCGCCAGGAGCGTCTGCTGCGCGAGCGCAAGAAGCTCTCGCGCCTGAAGAAGACGCCCGCCATCACCCAGGATGGCGAACCCATCACGCTGCTGGCCAACATCGAATTGCCGGGCGACGCGGTTACCGCCTTCGAAGCGGGCGCGATGGGCATCGGCCTGTTCCGGTCGGAGTTTCTTTTCATGGGCCGCGCTGGCCATCTGGAAAAATTTCCTTCCGAAGATGAGCAGTTCGAGCACTACAAGCAGGCGGTCATTGCCATGAAGGGACGGTCGGTGACCATCCGCACGCTGGATGTGGGCGCCGACAAGCCGCTGGACGAGGATGAAGAAACCGCCCTGAACCCGGCCCTGGGCTTGCGCGCGATCCGCTACTGCCTGTCCGAGCCGCAGATGTTCCTCACGCAGTTGCGCGCCATCCTGCGGGCCTCGGCCTTCGGTCCGATCAAGCTGCTGGTGCCGATGATGGCGCATGCCTTCGAAATCGACCAGACGCTGGCCATGATCGACCAGGCCAAGCAGCAACTGCGCGAGCGCAAGCAGAAGTTCGATGAAGAGATTCCGGTAGGTGCGATGATCGAGATCCCGGCTGCCGCGCTGGCGCTGCCGCTGTTCGTCAAGCGGCTCGACTTCCTCTCCATCGGTACCAACGACCTCATCCAGTACACCCTGGCCATCGACCGCGTCGATCACGAGGTGGCCCATCTCTACGATCCCTTGCATCCGGCTGTGCTGTTCCTGCTCTCGACGGTCATCTC is drawn from Herbaspirillum seropedicae and contains these coding sequences:
- the ptsP gene encoding phosphoenolpyruvate--protein phosphotransferase, yielding MASFSLHGIAVSQGIAIGRAHLMAPAALDVKHYLIAADQVEAEIERLKSAVKAVHQELHTIRSELPREAPPELGAFIDVHSLILSDPMLAEVPQDIIRHRYYNAEWALVTQIEELSAQFDEIEDPYLRERKADIQQVGERILKVLTGSATHLPPSGEAAANIIIVAHDISPADMLQFRESTFAGFVTDLGGPNSHTAIVARSLAIPAAVGMHNASVLVKHDDVLIIDGDAGVVIVDPSPLVLAQYRARQERLLRERKKLSRLKKTPAITQDGEPITLLANIELPGDAVTAFEAGAMGIGLFRSEFLFMGRAGHLEKFPSEDEQFEHYKQAVIAMKGRSVTIRTLDVGADKPLDEDEETALNPALGLRAIRYCLSEPQMFLTQLRAILRASAFGPIKLLVPMMAHAFEIDQTLAMIDQAKQQLRERKQKFDEEIPVGAMIEIPAAALALPLFVKRLDFLSIGTNDLIQYTLAIDRVDHEVAHLYDPLHPAVLFLLSTVISQGRKAGIPVSVCGEMAGDLKWTRLLLGMGLLEFSMHPSQILSVKNEILNSDLRLLEPQVKKVLRATEPAAITAAMTQLQALQAEPVVTEAKVARRR